The Thermosulfurimonas sp. F29 genome includes a window with the following:
- the serA gene encoding phosphoglycerate dehydrogenase, whose amino-acid sequence MKVLVTDPLLPEGLEILRKAGLTVEERIGLSPEELREAIREAEAIIIRSGTKLTADIIEAAERLRVIARAGTGLDNVDLEAASRRGIVVMNCPGGNTNSAAEHTLALMFALARNIPQAMASLKAGRWERKKFMGRELMGKTLGIVGLGRIGSVVAERAQGLKMKVVAYDPFVTPERASEMGVELVSLDELYARADIITVHVPLMKETYHLINAESFAKMKDGVLFINCARGGIVDEMALYEAMKSGKVAGAALDVFEKEPPDPDHPLLKMENFVCTPHLGASTLEAQKNVAVAVATQVVDFLVHGVVRNAVNMPSVSAEALKVLQPYLVLAEKLGSLQAQLAEGPVEEVHIEYQGEVSRLDTAPLTLSLMKGLLSRALREDVNYVNALFRAKERGIKVKESRTETAEDFLNLIGVRVRFRGGENYVAGTLFGKKEPRIVRINDFRLDALPEGPMLYIHNEDRPGVIGLIGVTLGEADLNISRMYVGQEPEKRRNVILLSLDRLPEEKVLSALRNLPHVFSVKPLEL is encoded by the coding sequence ATGAAGGTCCTGGTAACGGATCCGCTTTTGCCGGAGGGGCTGGAGATCCTGAGGAAGGCCGGCCTGACCGTGGAGGAAAGGATCGGGCTTTCGCCGGAGGAACTGAGGGAGGCCATTCGCGAGGCGGAGGCCATCATCATCCGGAGCGGCACGAAGCTTACCGCGGACATCATCGAGGCCGCCGAAAGGCTCCGGGTCATCGCCCGGGCCGGAACCGGCCTCGACAATGTGGACCTCGAGGCGGCCAGTCGCCGGGGCATCGTGGTCATGAACTGCCCCGGGGGAAACACCAACTCCGCGGCGGAACACACCCTGGCCCTGATGTTTGCCCTGGCCCGCAACATCCCCCAGGCCATGGCTTCGCTTAAGGCCGGGCGCTGGGAGCGCAAGAAGTTCATGGGGCGCGAACTCATGGGCAAGACCCTGGGTATCGTGGGTCTGGGGAGGATCGGTTCGGTGGTGGCCGAGCGGGCCCAGGGGCTCAAAATGAAGGTCGTCGCCTACGATCCCTTCGTGACCCCGGAACGGGCCTCGGAAATGGGCGTGGAGCTGGTCTCCCTGGACGAACTATACGCCCGGGCGGACATCATCACCGTGCATGTGCCCCTCATGAAGGAGACCTACCACCTCATCAACGCGGAAAGTTTCGCCAAGATGAAAGACGGGGTGCTCTTCATAAACTGCGCCCGGGGAGGCATCGTGGACGAAATGGCCCTTTACGAGGCCATGAAGAGCGGGAAGGTGGCCGGGGCGGCCCTGGATGTCTTCGAGAAGGAGCCCCCGGATCCGGACCATCCCCTTCTTAAGATGGAAAACTTCGTGTGCACGCCCCACCTGGGGGCCTCCACCCTTGAAGCGCAGAAGAATGTGGCCGTGGCCGTGGCCACCCAGGTGGTGGATTTCCTGGTGCACGGGGTGGTCCGCAACGCGGTGAACATGCCCTCGGTCTCCGCCGAAGCCCTCAAGGTCCTTCAGCCCTACCTGGTACTGGCCGAGAAACTGGGAAGTCTCCAGGCCCAGCTTGCCGAGGGCCCGGTGGAGGAGGTTCACATCGAATACCAGGGGGAGGTGTCGAGACTCGACACCGCGCCCCTTACCCTCTCCCTGATGAAGGGACTCCTTTCCCGCGCCCTGAGGGAGGATGTTAATTATGTGAACGCCCTTTTCCGGGCCAAGGAACGGGGCATAAAGGTCAAGGAATCCAGAACCGAGACCGCCGAGGACTTCCTGAACCTCATCGGGGTGAGGGTCCGGTTTCGGGGCGGGGAAAACTATGTGGCCGGGACCCTCTTCGGCAAGAAGGAACCACGCATCGTAAGGATAAACGACTTCCGGCTGGACGCCCTTCCCGAAGGCCCCATGCTCTACATCCACAACGAGGATCGCCCCGGAGTGATCGGTCTCATCGGGGTTACTCTGGGCGAGGCCGACCTCAACATCTCCCGGATGTATGTGGGGCAGGAACCGGAGAAGCGGCGCAATGTGATCCTGCTTTCCCTGGATCGGCTACCCGAGGAAAAGGTCCTCTCCGCCCTGCGCAATCTCCCGCATGTGTTTTCGGTGAAACCGCTGGAGCTATGA
- the rpsR gene encoding 30S ribosomal protein S18, protein MAENPTVRRRFFPRKKVCKFCADPNLKIDYKDPEVLKPFLTERGKIIHRRQTGTCAYHQRRLTTAIKRARIMALLPFVAELEPEEIIRMGG, encoded by the coding sequence ATGGCCGAGAACCCCACGGTTAGAAGACGCTTTTTCCCGCGCAAGAAGGTGTGCAAGTTCTGCGCGGATCCCAATCTCAAGATCGACTACAAGGATCCCGAGGTTTTGAAGCCCTTCCTCACCGAGCGGGGCAAGATCATTCACCGGCGTCAGACCGGGACCTGCGCCTATCATCAGCGCCGGCTCACCACGGCCATAAAACGCGCCCGGATCATGGCCCTGCTTCCCTTTGTGGCCGAGCTCGAGCCCGAAGAGATCATCCGCATGGGAGGCTAA
- the rlmN gene encoding 23S rRNA (adenine(2503)-C(2))-methyltransferase RlmN, which produces MKVNLRDLTPEELEHFMTDRGEPAYRGRQIFRWLARPEVEDFSQMTDLPRDLRERLSREASLELPETVERKLSTDGTVKLALRLRDGEVIECVLIPERDHYTLCVSTQVGCAMGCRFCLTGRMGFRRNLSPGEIVSQVILARRFMAEAGLEDRPLRNLVFMGMGEPLANYRHLVKALKILTHPKGFHFARKRTTVSTVGLVPQIRALAEEFPVALAISLHAPDNSLREKLIPATRRYPLEEILAACRDYPLRRGARITVEYVLLAGVNDHPWQARRLVEILRGIPSKVNLIPFNPHPELPFRRPSEERIRRFQEIILSEGLVATVRKSKGLDIGAACGQLRSELSLS; this is translated from the coding sequence ATGAAGGTGAACCTGCGGGATCTGACTCCGGAGGAACTGGAACACTTCATGACGGACCGGGGCGAGCCGGCCTACCGGGGGCGTCAGATCTTTCGGTGGCTGGCCCGACCGGAGGTGGAAGACTTTTCTCAGATGACCGATTTGCCCAGGGACCTCCGGGAAAGGCTTTCCCGGGAGGCTTCCCTGGAACTCCCCGAGACGGTGGAGCGGAAACTTTCCACGGACGGGACGGTTAAGCTGGCCCTCAGGCTCCGGGACGGGGAGGTGATCGAGTGCGTGCTCATCCCGGAGCGGGACCACTACACCCTGTGCGTGTCCACTCAGGTGGGTTGCGCCATGGGGTGTCGTTTCTGTCTCACCGGACGCATGGGGTTTCGGCGCAACCTTTCCCCCGGCGAGATCGTCTCCCAGGTGATTCTGGCCCGTCGCTTCATGGCCGAGGCCGGTCTTGAGGATCGCCCTCTCCGCAACCTGGTCTTCATGGGAATGGGGGAGCCGCTAGCCAACTACCGCCACCTGGTCAAGGCCCTTAAGATCCTCACCCATCCCAAGGGATTCCACTTCGCCCGCAAGCGCACTACGGTTTCCACGGTGGGGCTGGTCCCTCAGATCCGGGCTCTGGCCGAGGAATTTCCGGTGGCGCTAGCCATCTCCCTCCACGCCCCGGACAACTCCCTTCGCGAAAAACTCATCCCCGCCACCCGGCGCTATCCCCTGGAAGAGATCCTCGCCGCCTGTCGGGACTATCCCCTCCGGCGGGGGGCCAGGATCACCGTGGAATATGTGTTGCTGGCCGGAGTGAACGATCACCCCTGGCAGGCCCGGCGCCTGGTGGAGATTCTGCGGGGGATTCCCTCCAAGGTGAATCTGATCCCCTTCAACCCCCATCCGGAGCTACCCTTCCGACGCCCATCGGAGGAGCGCATCCGGCGTTTTCAGGAAATCATCCTCTCAGAAGGGCTGGTAGCCACGGTGCGCAAGAGCAAGGGGCTGGACATCGGCGCCGCCTGCGGACAGCTCAGGTCCGAATTGTCCCTTTCCTGA
- the rplI gene encoding 50S ribosomal protein L9, which translates to MEVILRTHVPKLGGPGDVVRVKDGYARNYLIPKGLAIPANRKNLAAMEKERRIILAKAERERRKHMSLAEKLEALTLTIAQRVIEEDRLYGSVSAQDIVNALAEEGIEISRRQVLLDSPIKTLGEYEVPVRLSPEVTARVRIKVVPLEE; encoded by the coding sequence ATGGAGGTCATCCTGCGCACCCATGTGCCCAAGCTGGGGGGCCCCGGGGATGTGGTTCGGGTAAAGGACGGATACGCCCGGAACTACCTCATTCCCAAAGGGCTGGCCATTCCGGCCAATCGCAAGAACCTTGCGGCCATGGAGAAGGAGCGGCGGATCATCCTGGCCAAGGCGGAAAGGGAGCGCCGCAAACACATGAGCCTTGCCGAAAAGCTGGAGGCGCTGACTCTTACCATCGCCCAGAGGGTCATCGAGGAGGACCGTCTCTACGGTTCCGTTTCCGCCCAGGACATCGTAAACGCACTGGCCGAGGAGGGGATCGAGATTTCCCGGCGCCAGGTCCTTCTCGACTCTCCCATAAAGACCCTGGGGGAATACGAGGTACCCGTCCGGCTTTCGCCGGAGGTGACCGCCAGGGTCAGAATAAAAGTGGTGCCGCTGGAAGAGTAG
- a CDS encoding alanine--glyoxylate aminotransferase family protein yields the protein MFKKWHLFTPGPVPVSSRVLLAGAGEIPHHRLPEFSRILAEVREDLRYLFQTERPVFFFASSGTGAMEAAVANLFSPGERVLVVRGGKFGERWGEIAEAYGLRPAYLDVPWGTAVRPEEVEEALIRDPEIRAVLVQAHETSTGVKHPVRELAELSRSREVLLVVDAISALGVYPLPMDEWGLDVVVAGSQKSLALPPGLSFIALSERAWERVERSGSPRYYFDLRREWKAYRKETTAYTPAVSLLLCLRESLKTIRELGLERLFAHYALISRACREGVRAMGLEVFSDPPCEALTVVKLPEDLDGGRLTKLLRQRYGVVLAGGQGRLKGKVVRITHMGYQSPLEVVLALSALAVGLSELGHPVKMEAGVLRALEIIREEGKEVYA from the coding sequence ATGTTCAAAAAATGGCACTTATTCACTCCGGGTCCGGTTCCGGTTTCCTCGCGGGTGCTTCTGGCCGGTGCGGGGGAGATTCCGCACCATCGTCTTCCCGAATTTTCCCGTATCCTTGCCGAGGTGCGGGAGGACCTGCGTTATCTCTTTCAGACCGAGCGACCGGTCTTCTTCTTCGCGTCCTCCGGGACCGGGGCCATGGAAGCCGCGGTGGCCAACCTCTTTTCTCCGGGGGAAAGGGTCCTGGTGGTGCGCGGGGGAAAGTTCGGGGAACGCTGGGGAGAGATCGCCGAGGCCTACGGTCTCCGTCCCGCCTACCTGGATGTTCCCTGGGGTACGGCGGTCCGCCCGGAGGAGGTGGAGGAGGCTTTGATCAGGGATCCGGAGATCAGGGCCGTCCTGGTACAGGCCCACGAGACCTCCACGGGGGTTAAACACCCGGTGAGGGAACTGGCGGAGCTGAGCCGATCCCGGGAGGTCCTCCTGGTGGTGGATGCCATTTCCGCCCTCGGGGTGTACCCTTTACCCATGGATGAATGGGGACTGGATGTGGTGGTGGCCGGCTCCCAGAAGAGTCTTGCCCTTCCCCCCGGGCTTTCCTTTATCGCCCTTTCCGAGCGGGCCTGGGAACGGGTGGAAAGATCCGGCTCCCCGCGCTACTACTTCGACCTGCGCAGGGAGTGGAAGGCCTACCGGAAGGAGACCACCGCCTACACTCCGGCGGTATCTCTCCTCCTCTGTCTGCGCGAGTCGCTCAAAACGATTCGGGAGCTGGGGCTCGAAAGGCTCTTCGCCCACTATGCGCTGATTTCCCGGGCCTGTCGGGAAGGGGTTCGGGCCATGGGGCTCGAGGTCTTTTCCGATCCTCCCTGCGAGGCCCTTACCGTGGTGAAACTACCGGAGGATCTCGACGGCGGACGGCTCACCAAACTCCTGCGGCAGCGCTACGGGGTGGTGCTGGCCGGGGGACAGGGCCGGCTTAAGGGAAAGGTGGTGCGCATCACCCACATGGGCTACCAGAGCCCCCTCGAGGTGGTGCTGGCCCTTTCGGCCCTTGCGGTGGGGCTTTCGGAGCTGGGCCATCCCGTTAAAATGGAAGCCGGGGTCTTGCGAGCCCTGGAGATCATCAGGGAAGAAGGAAAGGAGGTTTACGCATGA
- the rpsF gene encoding 30S ribosomal protein S6: MLEYRRPKRIRKYETLFIIHPDRVEERQEVLDRLSQIVRENDGDVLKVDEWGMRKLAYPIEKKRQGYYILVEFYGNAELPAKLEYFFRVDERVIRFIVVKLEDRYRPEEEAAAEAA, encoded by the coding sequence ATGCTGGAATATCGTCGTCCGAAGCGCATCCGTAAGTACGAGACCCTCTTTATCATCCATCCCGACCGGGTGGAGGAACGCCAGGAGGTTCTGGACAGGCTCTCTCAGATCGTTCGGGAAAACGATGGAGATGTTCTTAAGGTGGACGAGTGGGGGATGCGCAAGCTGGCCTATCCCATCGAGAAGAAAAGGCAGGGATATTACATCCTGGTGGAGTTTTACGGAAACGCCGAGCTTCCGGCGAAGCTGGAGTACTTCTTCCGGGTGGACGAGAGGGTCATCCGGTTTATCGTGGTCAAGCTGGAGGATCGCTATCGGCCCGAAGAGGAGGCCGCGGCCGAGGCGGCCTAA
- a CDS encoding polymer-forming cytoskeletal protein, whose amino-acid sequence MRLSRKKQPPEISAYIGAGLKLEGELVFSGRIRFEGELSGRIRGESIVVGDTGVLKGEIQAEEVVCFGKLEGIIRVRHLDLRSSGFVRGEIFTERLTVEEGARIEGTIKVEEGQIPVSGGVPEAP is encoded by the coding sequence ATGAGATTGTCCCGCAAGAAACAGCCTCCGGAAATAAGTGCTTACATCGGGGCGGGATTAAAGCTGGAAGGTGAGCTCGTCTTCTCCGGGAGGATACGATTCGAGGGAGAGTTGAGCGGCAGGATACGGGGTGAAAGCATCGTGGTGGGGGACACCGGGGTGCTTAAGGGAGAGATTCAGGCCGAGGAAGTGGTCTGTTTCGGGAAACTGGAGGGGATCATTCGGGTCCGCCATCTCGACCTCAGAAGCTCGGGTTTCGTTCGGGGGGAGATATTTACGGAGAGACTTACCGTGGAGGAGGGGGCCCGCATAGAGGGCACAATTAAGGTCGAAGAGGGGCAAATTCCGGTTTCAGGGGGCGTTCCAGAAGCCCCTTGA
- a CDS encoding Yip1 family protein, which translates to MDLINRVKNLILAPGQEWETIAREETTVGELYLRYVLVLTVASTLAGVVGRMLFGWGMPHLHGTYSGGAALAGAVFEIVVTFLSLMVMAYLVDYLAQRFDGERDLLASHKLVVYSATPGWVGGLLGIIPPLGVLGALFGLYGIYLFYAGAPTLKKIPREKAGLFTLVVLAATFLLFFFIGLVTAPFHMMSMGMRHY; encoded by the coding sequence ATGGATCTGATCAATAGGGTCAAAAACCTTATTCTGGCTCCGGGGCAGGAGTGGGAGACGATTGCCCGGGAGGAGACCACGGTGGGAGAGCTGTATCTTCGGTATGTTCTGGTGCTCACCGTGGCCTCCACCCTGGCCGGGGTGGTGGGGCGGATGCTCTTCGGCTGGGGTATGCCTCACCTTCACGGGACCTACTCCGGCGGGGCCGCACTGGCCGGAGCGGTGTTCGAGATCGTCGTGACCTTCCTGAGTCTCATGGTCATGGCCTACCTGGTGGACTATCTGGCCCAGCGTTTCGACGGGGAGCGGGATCTCCTGGCCTCGCACAAGCTGGTGGTTTATTCCGCCACGCCGGGGTGGGTGGGCGGACTTCTGGGGATCATACCCCCGCTGGGGGTTCTGGGGGCCCTTTTCGGGCTCTACGGAATCTACCTCTTCTACGCGGGGGCCCCGACCCTTAAGAAGATCCCGCGGGAGAAGGCCGGTCTCTTTACCCTGGTGGTGCTGGCCGCCACCTTTCTGCTGTTCTTTTTTATCGGCCTCGTCACCGCCCCCTTCCACATGATGTCCATGGGCATGAGACACTACTAG
- a CDS encoding DsbC family protein, whose product MKKVIFVWLAFFLVGAGVQACPSSKEAEKILRKISRQSLRVLSVAPAPIKGLCEVIIQPAGGGRKGITYLDESGRYLIAGRIVELGEKVRDLTGEKLAELNRIKLSPEEMRKLRRYVAFSAGKGPEIFFIIDPDCPFCQRAERILWELIRENKVRVNVVFFPLERLHPRAKQKAISMICEGKGFEALLVPYNGNKMCAEGKKKVEEGARFVKALGIRGTPTYVLPSGATHSGVLSREKLLELLGNAS is encoded by the coding sequence ATGAAAAAGGTTATCTTCGTGTGGCTGGCCTTTTTCCTTGTGGGGGCAGGGGTTCAGGCCTGTCCCTCTTCCAAGGAGGCGGAAAAGATTCTGCGGAAGATTTCCAGGCAATCGTTGAGGGTGCTTTCGGTGGCGCCTGCTCCCATAAAGGGACTCTGCGAGGTGATCATCCAGCCCGCCGGGGGAGGACGAAAGGGGATCACCTACCTCGACGAAAGCGGACGCTACCTCATTGCCGGACGGATCGTGGAACTGGGTGAAAAGGTCCGGGATCTCACCGGGGAAAAACTGGCGGAACTCAACCGGATAAAGCTTTCCCCGGAGGAGATGCGCAAGCTCAGACGATATGTGGCCTTTTCCGCGGGGAAGGGGCCGGAAATTTTCTTTATTATCGATCCGGACTGTCCTTTCTGTCAGAGGGCCGAAAGGATCCTGTGGGAGCTCATTCGGGAGAATAAGGTCCGGGTAAATGTGGTGTTTTTCCCTCTGGAACGCCTGCATCCCAGGGCTAAACAGAAGGCCATCTCCATGATCTGCGAGGGTAAAGGTTTCGAGGCCCTGCTGGTTCCTTACAACGGAAACAAGATGTGTGCGGAAGGAAAGAAGAAGGTGGAGGAGGGGGCTCGATTCGTGAAGGCTCTGGGCATAAGGGGGACCCCCACCTATGTGCTGCCTTCCGGAGCCACTCACTCGGGGGTGCTTTCCAGGGAGAAACTCCTGGAACTGCTGGGCAATGCCTCTTGA
- the dnaB gene encoding replicative DNA helicase: MARRREAPALLLDRLPPQNLEAERGVLGSIFLDPSVILKVVEVLSPEDFYRSAHAEIYRAMLALFERHEPIDLITVHDELLSRGTLEEVGGAAYLAELAGLLPTSAHAVHYAQIVREKALLRRLIQAATDIAARAYEAAEPVEDILEAAEKAVFELRSYSERGGFRNIKELIKEAIRNLEKLHQRPELITGVPTGFTEFDHMTAGLQPGDLIIVAGRPSMGKTSFALNIACYAAAEAGVPVGIFSLEMSREQLAARMLCAEARVNLQSLRTGRLSESEWQRLTFAANKLSRAPIYVDDTPALSILDLRAKARRLMSEHGLGLIIIDYLQLLQSRERRERREQEISEISSSLKAMAKEFNVPVVALSQLNRRVEERPDKRPQLSDLRESGAIEQDADLIVFIYRDEVYHRDTPHKGVAELIIGKQRNGPTGVVKLAFQAPYSTFANLSEVEE; this comes from the coding sequence TTGGCTCGTCGCAGGGAGGCCCCGGCCCTTCTTCTGGATCGCCTCCCGCCTCAAAACCTCGAGGCGGAAAGGGGGGTTCTGGGGAGCATCTTCCTGGATCCCTCGGTCATCCTCAAGGTGGTGGAGGTCCTCTCCCCCGAGGACTTTTACCGGTCCGCCCACGCCGAGATTTACCGGGCCATGCTGGCCCTCTTCGAGCGTCACGAACCCATAGATCTCATCACCGTTCACGACGAGTTGCTTTCCCGGGGCACCCTTGAGGAGGTGGGAGGGGCCGCCTATCTCGCCGAGCTGGCCGGGCTTCTTCCCACCTCCGCTCACGCGGTGCACTACGCCCAGATCGTTCGGGAAAAGGCCCTATTGCGCCGTCTGATTCAGGCCGCCACCGACATCGCGGCCCGGGCCTACGAGGCCGCCGAGCCGGTGGAGGACATCCTGGAGGCCGCGGAAAAGGCGGTCTTCGAGTTGCGGTCCTATTCGGAAAGGGGCGGTTTTCGCAACATAAAGGAACTCATAAAGGAGGCCATCCGCAACCTGGAGAAGCTTCATCAGCGTCCGGAACTCATCACCGGCGTGCCCACCGGGTTTACGGAATTCGACCACATGACCGCGGGACTCCAGCCCGGGGATCTCATCATTGTGGCCGGGCGCCCGAGCATGGGGAAGACCTCCTTTGCGCTTAACATCGCCTGTTACGCCGCGGCGGAGGCGGGTGTTCCGGTGGGGATATTTTCGCTGGAAATGAGCCGGGAGCAGCTGGCCGCCCGGATGCTCTGCGCCGAGGCCCGGGTCAACCTCCAGAGCCTGCGTACCGGGCGTCTCTCGGAATCGGAATGGCAGAGGCTGACCTTTGCCGCCAACAAGCTTTCCCGGGCTCCCATCTATGTGGACGACACCCCGGCCCTTTCCATCCTGGATCTTCGGGCCAAGGCCCGGCGCCTCATGAGCGAACACGGCCTGGGACTCATCATCATCGACTACCTCCAGCTCCTCCAGAGCCGGGAACGGCGCGAGCGCCGGGAACAGGAAATCTCCGAGATATCCTCTTCGCTCAAGGCCATGGCCAAGGAATTCAATGTGCCGGTGGTGGCCCTCTCCCAGCTCAACCGCCGGGTGGAGGAGAGGCCGGACAAACGCCCCCAGCTTTCCGACCTCCGGGAATCCGGGGCCATCGAGCAGGACGCCGACCTCATCGTCTTCATTTACCGGGACGAGGTTTATCACCGGGATACTCCCCACAAGGGGGTGGCGGAGCTTATCATCGGCAAGCAGAGAAACGGCCCCACCGGGGTGGTCAAACTGGCCTTCCAGGCCCCCTATTCCACCTTCGCCAACCTCTCGGAGGTGGAGGAGTAA
- the amrA gene encoding AmmeMemoRadiSam system protein A, translating into MPLEPRERLYLLQLARDTIAAALSGRKAEPRVPPFEGLKEPRGAFVTLHRHGQLRGCIGTFEARAPLYEVVREMALAAAFNDPRFPPLSAEELPEVEIEISVLSPLRRGRPEEVEVGRHGVYVVKGVYRGVLLPQVAVEHGWDRETFLDHVCLKAGLPPRCWQDPETELYLFTAEIFSEKDFREGTT; encoded by the coding sequence ATGCCTCTTGAGCCTCGGGAGAGACTCTATCTCTTGCAGCTGGCCCGGGATACTATAGCCGCGGCCCTGAGTGGCCGTAAGGCGGAACCCCGGGTTCCACCTTTTGAGGGGCTAAAGGAGCCCCGGGGGGCTTTCGTGACCCTGCACAGGCACGGGCAACTCCGCGGATGCATCGGAACCTTCGAGGCCAGGGCCCCCCTCTACGAGGTGGTACGGGAAATGGCCCTGGCCGCGGCCTTTAACGATCCTCGCTTCCCCCCTCTTTCCGCGGAAGAGCTCCCCGAAGTGGAAATAGAAATCTCCGTTCTATCGCCTCTCCGGCGGGGTCGGCCCGAGGAGGTGGAGGTGGGGCGTCACGGGGTGTATGTGGTTAAGGGAGTGTACCGGGGTGTGCTTCTTCCTCAGGTAGCCGTGGAACACGGATGGGATCGGGAAACCTTCCTGGATCATGTGTGTCTCAAGGCCGGGCTTCCTCCCCGGTGCTGGCAGGATCCGGAAACCGAACTTTACCTCTTCACCGCGGAGATCTTCAGCGAAAAGGACTTCCGGGAAGGAACGACATGA
- a CDS encoding NAD(P)H-dependent glycerol-3-phosphate dehydrogenase — protein sequence MKITVVGAGSWGTALGKIWAEAGHRVTLLARRSAVAENINVRRENPDYLPGIKLPPGLRATTDPGKALKGADLVVWAVPCQRLREVVSTLRNHLPPGGPFLSVIKGLEVAGLRTPLEVLREVLERGLFMVLSGPSFALEVARGLPTAVVLAGEDEGTVSRWQEALATERFRIYRSRDVRGVELCGALKNVVAIAAGISDGLGLGLNARAALITRGLAEIMRLGIRLGADPLTFSGLSGLGDLVLTCTGNLSRNYTVGYRLARGESLQTVLHSLGQVAEGVETVKAVRKLAHELSIEMPITEAVYRILYAGEPPEVALKGLLERPLKPEFAPLRP from the coding sequence GTGGTGGGGGCCGGAAGCTGGGGCACGGCGCTCGGGAAGATCTGGGCCGAGGCGGGCCACCGGGTCACCCTTCTTGCACGCCGTAGTGCGGTGGCCGAAAACATAAATGTCCGGAGGGAAAATCCCGATTACCTTCCCGGGATCAAGCTTCCCCCGGGGTTGCGGGCGACAACCGACCCCGGAAAGGCCCTGAAAGGGGCCGACCTCGTGGTCTGGGCGGTCCCCTGCCAGAGGTTGCGGGAGGTGGTCTCCACCCTGCGAAATCACCTTCCGCCCGGAGGCCCTTTCCTTTCGGTAATCAAGGGGCTTGAGGTAGCCGGTCTCAGAACTCCCCTTGAAGTACTGCGGGAGGTCCTCGAAAGAGGCCTTTTCATGGTGCTTTCCGGACCCAGCTTCGCCCTGGAGGTGGCCCGGGGACTTCCCACGGCGGTGGTTCTGGCCGGAGAGGACGAGGGCACGGTTTCCCGCTGGCAGGAGGCCCTGGCCACGGAGAGATTCCGTATCTATCGCAGCCGGGATGTGCGGGGGGTGGAACTCTGCGGAGCCCTGAAGAATGTAGTGGCCATTGCCGCGGGGATCAGCGACGGACTCGGGCTGGGGCTGAACGCCCGGGCAGCCCTCATAACCAGGGGGCTTGCCGAGATCATGAGGCTGGGGATCAGGCTGGGCGCCGATCCCCTCACTTTCTCGGGACTCTCCGGCCTGGGGGATCTGGTGCTCACCTGCACCGGAAACCTCTCCCGAAACTACACCGTGGGCTATCGTCTGGCCAGAGGCGAAAGCCTTCAGACCGTTCTGCATTCCCTGGGGCAGGTGGCCGAGGGGGTGGAGACGGTGAAGGCGGTACGCAAACTGGCTCATGAACTTTCCATCGAAATGCCCATCACCGAGGCGGTATATCGCATCCTTTACGCCGGCGAGCCCCCCGAAGTCGCCCTCAAGGGGCTTCTGGAACGCCCCCTGAAACCGGAATTTGCCCCTCTTCGACCTTAA
- a CDS encoding peptidoglycan DD-metalloendopeptidase family protein gives MKRYLHLIILSDEKQTRRISIPVSLLRLMGIMGLLWFVLGLVGLFSVPEIRKLREKRLALETKIRDLEKENRILETKIAALKKEKQELLAGAVGELKARSKVIEKLVSDLGLKRYLPEARKNYRGGPLRPGKLPEGEGGIYVPLSENYQDLITTVDAYLGVLSRVPIGRPCPGYISSGFGRRRDPFTGKPAFHTGIDLVSYPGTPVRSTADGKVVYAGRHSGYGKVVVIRHGYGYSTLYGHLQKITVRAGQKVKRGQIIGYLGNTGRSTGPHLHYEVRRYGRYLNPYRYIRIRLSRGEKVSK, from the coding sequence ATGAAGCGCTATCTCCATCTGATTATCCTTTCCGACGAAAAGCAAACGCGAAGGATCAGCATCCCGGTATCCCTCCTGAGGCTGATGGGGATAATGGGGCTTTTGTGGTTCGTGCTCGGTCTGGTGGGCCTCTTTTCGGTTCCCGAGATCCGAAAACTCCGAGAGAAGCGGCTGGCCCTCGAGACGAAGATCAGGGATCTGGAAAAGGAAAACCGGATTCTGGAGACGAAGATAGCGGCCCTCAAGAAGGAGAAGCAGGAGCTTCTGGCCGGTGCGGTGGGGGAGCTCAAGGCCCGTTCGAAAGTGATCGAGAAGCTGGTTTCGGATCTGGGGCTCAAGCGCTATTTGCCTGAAGCACGCAAGAACTATCGCGGTGGTCCCCTGCGGCCGGGAAAACTCCCCGAAGGCGAGGGAGGAATCTATGTGCCGCTTTCGGAAAATTATCAGGATTTGATCACCACGGTGGATGCCTATCTCGGTGTTCTTTCCCGTGTTCCCATAGGTCGTCCCTGTCCGGGGTATATATCTTCGGGTTTCGGTCGGCGCCGGGATCCCTTTACCGGAAAACCCGCCTTTCACACCGGGATCGATCTGGTGAGCTATCCCGGCACCCCCGTGAGAAGCACCGCGGACGGAAAGGTCGTTTACGCGGGGCGGCACAGCGGATACGGCAAGGTGGTGGTTATCCGTCACGGTTACGGGTACAGCACCCTTTACGGTCATCTTCAAAAGATAACCGTGCGCGCCGGACAGAAAGTCAAACGGGGGCAGATCATAGGCTATCTCGGCAATACGGGGCGTAGCACCGGCCCGCACCTTCACTACGAGGTCCGGCGCTACGGAAGGTACCTCAACCCCTACCGTTACATTCGAATAAGGCTTTCCCGTGGAGAAAAAGTCTCTAAATGA